In one Shewanella loihica PV-4 genomic region, the following are encoded:
- a CDS encoding dehydrogenase E1 component subunit alpha/beta — protein MEDRAIALDRQFVERVSQQDFLEIEQGWCHTRLGLSDADFVGIFESQMKSRLLDLESRKMRARNQGFYTIGSSGHEGNAACAAALRPTDMAFLHYRSAAFMIERARQVPGETSLWDMLLSFAASSEDPISGGRHKVLGSKRLMIPPQTSTIASHLPKAVGAALSIPLTHRLDIDSALPEDSLVFCNFGDASANHASAQTAINAAGWAAYQQVPLPLLFVCEDNGIGISTATPNGWIAANFKDRAGIKYFYCDGRDLLDCYRVSRQAAEYARVKRKPVFLHVRTVRLMGHAGSDAEIAYLSKQKIFDNEAQDPLLLSAKQIIEAKLMSPDEIINQYQTLKARIAAIAMVAVERPKLTSAKAAMAAVIPPVNDKPLTHHNLTDEAFAQLFSADKNSLGKPLHMGKLINMTLTELMARQQNIVVCGEDVGKKGGVYHVTSRLVERFGPNRVINTLLDETSILGLAIGMAHNGLLPIPEIQFLAYVHNAEDQIRGEAATLPFFSNGQFSNPMVIRIAGLGYQKGFGGHFHNDNSLAVFRDIPGLILACPSNGADAMGMLRECVRLAEQEQRLVIFLEPIALYMTRDLHEEGDGLWSHDYCPQEKAKALPYGELGVYGKGKTLAILSYGNGYYLSRQAERELSKLGIDCRVIDLRYLIPLNEEAIIAAVSECEHLLIVDECRRSGSVSEAIVTCVHERLGDLAPQMARLTAEDCFIPLAEAATLPLPSRSQIVEAALALVGEQALVGEHAVDDEGSETIQDAGVRQVL, from the coding sequence TTGGAAGATAGAGCTATTGCCCTCGACAGGCAATTTGTCGAACGAGTATCACAGCAAGATTTTTTAGAGATAGAGCAGGGCTGGTGCCATACCCGCCTGGGGCTCAGTGACGCCGATTTCGTCGGCATCTTCGAGTCACAGATGAAGAGCCGCCTGCTGGATCTCGAGTCCCGTAAGATGCGCGCCCGTAATCAGGGCTTCTACACCATAGGCAGCTCGGGTCACGAAGGCAACGCCGCCTGCGCCGCGGCCCTGCGCCCGACCGATATGGCATTTCTGCACTATCGCAGCGCGGCCTTTATGATAGAGAGGGCGCGCCAGGTGCCCGGCGAGACCTCCCTGTGGGACATGCTGCTTTCTTTTGCCGCCTCCAGCGAAGACCCTATCTCCGGCGGGCGTCACAAGGTGCTCGGCAGTAAGCGGCTGATGATACCACCACAGACCTCCACCATAGCCTCGCATCTGCCCAAGGCGGTGGGGGCGGCCCTGAGCATTCCGCTGACGCATAGGTTAGATATCGACAGCGCCTTGCCCGAAGACAGCCTGGTGTTCTGTAACTTCGGCGACGCCTCGGCCAACCATGCCAGCGCGCAGACGGCGATCAATGCCGCCGGTTGGGCCGCCTACCAGCAGGTGCCGCTGCCGCTGCTGTTTGTCTGTGAAGACAATGGCATAGGTATCTCTACCGCGACCCCAAACGGCTGGATAGCCGCCAACTTTAAAGACCGCGCCGGCATCAAGTATTTCTACTGTGATGGGCGGGATCTGCTGGACTGCTATCGGGTCAGTCGTCAGGCGGCTGAGTATGCCAGGGTCAAGCGCAAGCCCGTCTTCTTGCATGTCAGAACCGTGCGTCTGATGGGCCATGCCGGCAGCGACGCCGAAATCGCCTATCTCAGCAAACAGAAGATCTTCGATAACGAGGCTCAGGACCCATTGCTGCTCAGTGCCAAGCAGATCATCGAAGCCAAGCTGATGAGCCCGGACGAGATAATTAATCAGTATCAGACGCTCAAGGCGCGCATCGCCGCCATCGCCATGGTGGCGGTTGAGCGGCCAAAACTAACCAGCGCCAAGGCGGCGATGGCGGCGGTGATCCCGCCCGTCAATGACAAGCCCTTGACTCACCATAACCTGACCGATGAGGCCTTCGCTCAGCTCTTTAGTGCGGACAAAAACTCTCTGGGTAAGCCGCTACACATGGGCAAGCTTATCAACATGACACTCACTGAGTTAATGGCGCGCCAGCAGAACATAGTGGTCTGCGGTGAGGATGTGGGCAAGAAGGGCGGTGTCTATCATGTGACCTCGCGCCTGGTGGAGCGTTTCGGCCCCAACCGGGTGATCAATACCCTGTTGGATGAGACCTCAATCTTAGGCCTGGCCATAGGTATGGCCCACAACGGCCTGCTGCCGATTCCGGAGATCCAGTTTCTTGCCTATGTCCATAACGCCGAGGATCAGATCCGCGGCGAGGCGGCGACCCTGCCGTTTTTCTCCAACGGTCAGTTTAGCAACCCCATGGTGATCCGCATCGCCGGCCTGGGTTATCAGAAGGGTTTCGGCGGTCACTTCCATAACGACAACTCACTGGCTGTGTTTCGTGACATTCCCGGCCTCATACTGGCCTGTCCCTCCAACGGCGCCGATGCCATGGGGATGCTGCGGGAATGCGTGCGGCTGGCCGAGCAGGAGCAGCGACTGGTGATCTTCTTAGAGCCTATCGCCCTGTATATGACACGGGATCTCCATGAGGAGGGAGATGGCCTCTGGAGTCATGACTATTGTCCTCAGGAAAAGGCCAAAGCCCTGCCCTATGGTGAGCTGGGGGTCTATGGCAAGGGTAAGACGCTGGCCATCCTCAGCTATGGCAACGGCTATTATCTCAGCCGTCAGGCCGAGCGCGAGCTATCTAAGCTCGGCATCGACTGTCGGGTGATCGACTTGCGCTATCTCATCCCCCTCAACGAGGAGGCGATCATCGCGGCGGTGAGCGAGTGCGAACATCTGTTGATCGTCGATGAGTGCCGCCGCAGTGGCTCGGTAAGCGAGGCGATAGTGACCTGCGTCCATGAGCGCTTGGGGGATCTCGCGCCGCAGATGGCCAGGCTCACCGCCGAGGATTGCTTTATCCCGCTGGCCGAGGCGGCGACTCTGCCACTGCCGAGCCGCTCGCAAATTGTCGAGGCTGCCCTGGCCCTGGTTGGTGAGCAGGCCCTGGTTGGCGAGCACGCCGTTGACGATGAGGGCAGTGAAACCATCCAGGATGCGGGAGTGAGACAAGTCTTATGA
- a CDS encoding DUF1289 domain-containing protein — translation MEQLEFFEIPSPCIGVCQTDARGYCKGCLRSRDERFNWLNFSDAQKNEVIRLCKQRHRRRRLALLKAKKTAILEERAAATQSLDFDIDAE, via the coding sequence ATGGAACAGTTAGAGTTTTTCGAGATCCCCAGTCCCTGTATTGGTGTCTGTCAGACAGACGCCAGGGGCTATTGCAAGGGCTGCCTGCGTAGCAGAGACGAGCGCTTCAACTGGCTGAACTTCTCTGACGCCCAGAAAAATGAGGTGATTCGCCTGTGTAAGCAGCGCCATCGCCGTCGTCGCCTGGCCCTGTTAAAGGCGAAGAAGACGGCTATCCTGGAGGAGCGTGCCGCCGCGACCCAATCGCTGGACTTTGATATCGATGCCGAATGA
- a CDS encoding DUF3019 domain-containing protein → MSPQFCITADVEQSCEIELVLNWETPYPQVVCIMSDHNELEKWCADSPNTHSLTLKVETQKDIQFVMIDKESHQTLAGVKLKVTPTSAPQVRRRYRNPWSLF, encoded by the coding sequence TTGTCACCCCAATTTTGCATCACGGCCGATGTCGAGCAGAGCTGTGAAATCGAGTTGGTACTAAACTGGGAGACCCCCTATCCCCAGGTAGTTTGCATCATGTCGGATCATAACGAGCTGGAGAAGTGGTGCGCCGACTCGCCCAATACCCATTCACTCACCCTGAAGGTTGAGACACAAAAAGATATTCAATTTGTCATGATAGACAAAGAAAGCCACCAAACCTTGGCCGGCGTAAAATTAAAAGTTACCCCTACTTCGGCGCCTCAGGTGAGACGTCGTTATCGCAACCCCTGGAGTCTATTCTAA
- a CDS encoding DUF4136 domain-containing protein, with protein MNSLRLPILTIAALLLGACASKPTTDYDTQFDFNSLKRFTLQRPANIGDPLSTERIDSAIVDSLTQRGYSQVAEQSQFMVTYGFKVVDKPKSSGLSIGLGTGSWGSSGGVGVGTSVGVPLGSDSAKMQIIQIDIVDSASNKLIWRGSDKFDYDDGGEKKAKETRETVNKILSQFPPKAQ; from the coding sequence ATGAACTCACTACGCCTGCCCATCCTCACAATCGCCGCCTTGCTACTGGGCGCCTGTGCCAGCAAACCCACCACAGATTACGATACCCAATTTGATTTTAATTCGCTCAAGCGTTTCACCCTGCAGAGACCGGCCAATATCGGCGACCCACTCAGCACTGAGCGAATCGATAGTGCCATCGTCGACAGCCTGACACAGCGCGGCTATAGCCAGGTCGCCGAACAGTCTCAGTTTATGGTGACCTATGGCTTTAAGGTGGTGGACAAGCCAAAGAGCTCAGGCCTCTCAATCGGCTTAGGCACAGGCAGCTGGGGCAGCTCTGGCGGCGTAGGTGTAGGCACCAGCGTCGGCGTGCCTTTGGGTAGCGACAGCGCCAAGATGCAGATCATCCAGATAGATATCGTCGACAGCGCCAGCAACAAGCTTATTTGGCGCGGCAGCGACAAGTTTGATTACGATGACGGCGGCGAGAAGAAGGCCAAAGAGACCCGGGAAACCGTGAACAAGATTCTCTCTCAGTTTCCCCCTAAGGCCCAATAA
- a CDS encoding LysR family transcriptional regulator gives MNLRALSYFVAVYDKGTISAAAKQCYIAQPSISSAISQLEDELNTQLFQRHGRGVSPTESAERLYPLAQRLLNESKAIASLFNTPEQRQPFKLGLINSLGVQRMSMLLKDFSQACHDMELTLVEANEPCDARIITTSQLKSDEVFQPIWHDDYLLAIPSTMSLALKKEIRLQDLSGQPFIHRAPCEALADLQQLMDLEGIKMQIRARIQTVEYAVGLVAAGVGIALVPALPVLMEQSNIIYKAIGDLQLRRTVGLAMQREGERTEQQKQLQQVSKLYS, from the coding sequence ATGAACCTCAGAGCCCTGAGTTACTTTGTCGCCGTCTACGATAAGGGCACCATCAGCGCCGCCGCCAAGCAGTGCTATATCGCCCAGCCCTCTATCTCCTCGGCCATCAGTCAACTCGAAGACGAGCTCAACACTCAGCTGTTCCAGCGTCACGGCAGAGGTGTGAGCCCAACAGAGTCGGCAGAGCGCCTCTATCCCCTGGCTCAGCGGCTGCTAAACGAGTCCAAGGCGATCGCTTCGCTGTTTAATACGCCAGAGCAGCGCCAACCCTTCAAGCTTGGGCTGATCAACTCCCTCGGGGTGCAGCGCATGAGCATGCTGCTCAAAGACTTCAGCCAGGCCTGCCATGATATGGAGCTCACCCTGGTCGAGGCCAACGAGCCCTGCGACGCCCGCATCATCACCACCAGTCAGCTAAAGTCGGATGAGGTGTTTCAGCCCATCTGGCATGACGACTACCTGCTGGCGATCCCCTCGACCATGAGCCTGGCCCTGAAGAAGGAGATCCGCCTGCAGGATCTTAGCGGCCAGCCCTTCATCCACCGCGCGCCCTGCGAGGCCCTGGCGGATCTGCAGCAGCTGATGGATCTCGAGGGGATAAAGATGCAGATCCGCGCGCGGATCCAGACGGTAGAGTACGCGGTAGGCTTGGTGGCGGCCGGGGTCGGCATCGCCCTGGTGCCCGCCCTGCCGGTATTGATGGAGCAGAGCAACATCATCTATAAGGCGATTGGCGATCTGCAGCTCAGGCGCACCGTCGGCCTGGCCATGCAAAGAGAGGGTGAGCGCACCGAGCAGCAGAAACAGTTGCAACAAGTCAGCAAACTCTATAGCTAA
- a CDS encoding response regulator: MTESQSTHRVLLVEDDIRLANLIVDYLKSHGMHVEVERRGDTVLTRLINYKPDIILLDIMLPGMDGLTLCEKLPDYFAGPILLMSALGSNEDQIKGLELGADDYVVKPVDPALLIARINNLLRRTAKPPQAESHCLSFGKLSIDPHTQAIRLGDLEVDLTSHEFELLWLLASQAGQVLSRQYIYQYLLNIDFDGKDRKIDVRISRLRKKLGDNIETPFRIKTVWGQGYLFAPEAWNN; encoded by the coding sequence ATGACAGAATCTCAATCGACCCATAGAGTCTTGCTCGTCGAAGACGATATTCGTCTGGCAAACCTGATTGTGGATTATTTAAAGTCGCATGGAATGCACGTGGAAGTTGAGCGTCGCGGTGATACCGTACTGACCCGACTGATCAACTACAAACCAGATATCATCTTGCTCGATATCATGCTGCCAGGGATGGATGGCCTTACCCTCTGTGAAAAACTGCCCGACTACTTCGCCGGTCCTATCCTGCTGATGAGCGCCCTGGGTTCCAACGAAGATCAGATCAAGGGGCTGGAGCTGGGCGCCGACGATTATGTGGTCAAGCCAGTAGATCCTGCGCTGCTTATCGCCCGCATCAATAATCTGCTGCGACGCACCGCCAAGCCGCCACAGGCGGAGTCTCACTGCCTGAGCTTCGGCAAGCTAAGCATAGATCCGCACACTCAGGCGATTCGCCTTGGCGATCTCGAGGTGGATCTCACCAGCCATGAGTTTGAACTCCTCTGGCTGCTGGCCTCACAGGCGGGCCAGGTACTGAGCCGCCAATATATCTATCAATACCTGCTCAACATCGATTTCGACGGTAAGGACAGGAAGATCGACGTGCGTATCTCACGGCTACGTAAGAAGTTAGGTGACAATATCGAAACCCCATTTAGAATTAAGACGGTATGGGGTCAGGGATATCTGTTCGCCCCAGAAGCCTGGAACAACTAA
- a CDS encoding AAA family ATPase, translating to MQDIRDLTAVLRSNTPIVVIETYEEYRVIELLKRVSTILYQPLFTWSITQGLTRADVKMGTQKFNTDPTEILGQIKSTSQQGIYVLCDFHPFVDNAPKNVRLLKEIALEYEALKHTIVLVSHAFDIPPEIKRYCAHFSISLPDTAQLQNLIYEQIDRARADGLLQSVDEDAVLKLAENLRGLTFDDARRLAHKAIVDDGAITHSDVDRINQGKFKLLDMEGVLQFEYDTSDFSQVAGLHNLKKWLSQRSPASSAEGRVDHPKGILLLGVQGSGKSLAAKAVAGMWQRPLLRLDMSALYNKYIGETEKNLRNALALADLMAPCVLWIDEIEKGLSSGSSDDGTSKRILGALLTWMAERKSEVFLVATANDISALPPELMRKGRMDEIFFVDLPDDSVRQAIFLIHLQRRQLDPLNFDLAKLSQASQGFSGAEIEQAIISARYTARALEQNVSQQLLLGELMKTRPLSVVMREKLAALRDWAKGRTVNAHQ from the coding sequence ATGCAAGATATCAGGGACCTCACCGCCGTCCTGCGCTCAAACACCCCCATAGTGGTGATCGAAACCTATGAAGAGTACCGGGTGATCGAGCTGCTAAAGCGGGTGTCGACCATCTTGTATCAGCCGCTGTTCACCTGGAGCATCACTCAAGGCCTTACCCGCGCCGATGTGAAGATGGGAACCCAGAAGTTCAACACAGATCCCACGGAGATCCTGGGGCAGATTAAGTCCACCAGTCAGCAGGGGATCTATGTGTTGTGTGACTTTCATCCCTTCGTCGACAACGCGCCAAAGAATGTGCGTCTGCTCAAGGAGATCGCGCTGGAGTATGAGGCGCTGAAACATACCATAGTCCTGGTGAGCCATGCCTTCGATATTCCACCCGAGATTAAACGCTACTGCGCCCATTTCTCCATCTCGCTGCCGGATACGGCGCAGCTGCAAAATCTCATCTATGAGCAGATAGACAGGGCCCGTGCCGATGGTTTGCTGCAGAGCGTCGATGAAGATGCGGTGCTCAAGTTGGCGGAGAACCTCAGGGGGCTGACCTTCGACGATGCCCGTCGCCTGGCCCACAAGGCGATAGTGGACGACGGAGCCATCACCCACTCGGATGTCGACAGGATCAACCAGGGCAAGTTTAAGCTGTTGGATATGGAAGGCGTATTACAGTTCGAATATGACACCAGCGACTTCTCTCAGGTGGCCGGCCTGCATAACCTCAAGAAATGGCTGTCCCAGCGTAGCCCTGCATCGAGTGCTGAGGGGCGGGTCGATCATCCCAAGGGGATTCTGCTGCTGGGGGTACAGGGCAGCGGCAAGAGCCTGGCGGCCAAGGCGGTGGCGGGCATGTGGCAGCGGCCCCTGCTGCGTCTGGATATGTCGGCGCTATATAACAAGTATATCGGCGAGACAGAGAAGAATCTGCGCAACGCCCTGGCGCTGGCCGACCTCATGGCCCCCTGTGTCTTGTGGATCGACGAGATAGAGAAGGGGCTCAGTAGCGGCAGCAGCGACGATGGCACCTCTAAGCGGATACTCGGCGCGCTACTCACCTGGATGGCCGAGCGTAAATCTGAGGTGTTTCTGGTGGCCACGGCCAACGATATCAGCGCCTTGCCACCCGAGCTGATGCGTAAGGGCAGGATGGATGAGATCTTCTTCGTGGATCTGCCCGACGACAGCGTGCGCCAGGCGATCTTCCTGATACATCTGCAGCGGCGTCAGCTGGACCCGCTCAACTTCGATCTGGCTAAGCTGTCACAGGCCAGTCAGGGCTTCTCCGGCGCCGAGATAGAGCAGGCGATCATCTCGGCCCGTTACACGGCGCGGGCGCTGGAGCAGAACGTATCACAGCAGCTGCTGTTGGGGGAGTTGATGAAGACGCGGCCCCTGTCCGTGGTGATGCGGGAAAAGCTGGCTGCGCTGCGTGATTGGGCAAAGGGGCGTACGGTCAACGCCCATCAATAG
- a CDS encoding MipA/OmpV family protein: protein MKNKLLTSLLTSLLLCFAVQAEEQKVCHMDDECVEVGQWQLGLALGYGERSNPVRDYDDIPIYLAPTLAYYGDRWFFDNGNLGYTLADEELFSVNLTTSFSSDSAYFYRWDPSNIFISGTSQLSSTPSAFTSRFQAFGAEPEPVFNELEDRKFTLLGGAEAFIYTPMGIINLALAHDLFDVHSGMEAKVKWLYNLSWTDWKFEFAAVANWKSEEIINYYYGVRPSENTYWSERYRAGSGTNLGLELTTQYIMSEHWELLFLVRYTDLADEITASPLVTESYTNTYFIGTAYRF from the coding sequence ATGAAAAACAAGCTGCTGACAAGCCTACTTACCTCTTTGCTCCTCTGCTTTGCCGTGCAGGCCGAAGAGCAGAAGGTTTGTCATATGGATGATGAATGTGTCGAAGTTGGTCAGTGGCAACTTGGTCTGGCGCTGGGCTATGGTGAGCGTAGCAATCCTGTTCGCGACTACGACGATATCCCCATCTACCTGGCACCTACCCTGGCCTACTATGGCGACAGATGGTTTTTCGACAATGGCAATCTGGGTTACACCCTGGCGGATGAGGAGCTATTTAGCGTCAACCTGACCACCAGCTTCAGCAGCGACAGCGCCTACTTCTACCGTTGGGACCCGTCGAACATCTTTATCTCTGGCACTAGCCAACTCAGCTCAACACCATCGGCATTTACCTCTCGTTTTCAAGCCTTTGGCGCCGAGCCCGAACCGGTATTTAATGAGCTGGAAGACAGAAAATTTACACTTCTTGGCGGAGCAGAAGCGTTTATTTACACACCAATGGGTATAATCAACCTCGCCCTGGCCCACGATCTTTTCGACGTGCACTCCGGTATGGAGGCCAAGGTGAAGTGGCTCTACAACCTATCATGGACCGACTGGAAATTTGAATTCGCCGCAGTGGCTAACTGGAAGAGCGAAGAGATCATCAACTACTATTACGGCGTACGTCCAAGTGAGAACACCTATTGGAGTGAACGCTACCGTGCCGGTTCTGGCACTAATTTAGGATTAGAATTGACGACACAATACATAATGAGTGAGCACTGGGAGTTGCTCTTCCTGGTACGCTATACCGACTTGGCCGATGAAATCACCGCCAGTCCGCTCGTCACTGAAAGTTACACCAACACCTACTTTATCGGCACTGCCTATAGGTTCTAA
- a CDS encoding acyl-CoA dehydrogenase, protein MARVKFDWQDPLQFDALLSEDERMIRDMVHDYAQEKLMTRVLMANRNEHFDREIMNELGELGLLGATLPEAYGCANANYVSYGLVAREIERVDSGYRSAMSVQSSLVMHPIYAYGNEQQRQKYLPKLATGEWVGCFGLTEPDVGSDPGGMKTRAERIDGGYRLNGAKMWITNSPIADVFVVWAKLDGVIRGFILEKGMKGLSAPKIEGKFSLRASITGEIVMDNVEVGEEALLPNVEGLKGPFGCLNKARYGIAWGALGAAEFCWHAARQYSLDRIQFNRPLAATQLIQKKLADMQTEITTGLFACLQAGRLMDQDALPVEAISLIKRNSCGKALEIARTSRDMHGGNGISDEFHVIRHVMNLEAVNTYEGTHDIHALILGRAQTGIQAFG, encoded by the coding sequence ATGGCTCGAGTGAAATTTGATTGGCAAGATCCACTGCAATTCGATGCGTTGCTTAGCGAAGATGAACGCATGATCCGCGACATGGTGCACGACTATGCCCAAGAGAAGTTGATGACCCGGGTATTGATGGCCAATCGCAATGAGCATTTCGACCGTGAGATCATGAATGAACTGGGCGAGCTCGGACTCCTGGGGGCGACTCTGCCCGAGGCCTATGGCTGCGCCAACGCCAACTATGTCAGTTATGGCCTGGTGGCCCGAGAGATTGAACGGGTCGATAGCGGCTATCGCAGCGCCATGAGCGTGCAGTCCTCCCTGGTGATGCACCCCATCTATGCCTATGGCAACGAGCAGCAGCGTCAGAAATACCTGCCTAAGCTGGCAACCGGCGAGTGGGTGGGCTGTTTCGGTCTGACCGAGCCGGATGTGGGCTCGGATCCCGGTGGGATGAAGACCCGCGCCGAGCGTATCGACGGCGGCTATCGTCTCAACGGTGCCAAGATGTGGATCACTAACTCGCCTATCGCCGATGTGTTTGTGGTGTGGGCCAAGCTCGACGGGGTGATCCGTGGCTTCATCCTAGAGAAGGGGATGAAGGGGCTGAGCGCACCTAAGATTGAGGGTAAGTTCAGCCTTAGAGCTTCGATCACCGGCGAGATAGTGATGGACAATGTCGAGGTGGGTGAAGAGGCGCTGCTGCCTAACGTTGAGGGACTCAAGGGGCCGTTCGGCTGTCTCAACAAGGCCCGCTACGGCATCGCCTGGGGCGCACTGGGGGCGGCAGAGTTTTGCTGGCACGCGGCGCGTCAATACAGCCTGGACCGTATTCAGTTTAACCGCCCACTGGCGGCCACTCAGCTGATCCAGAAGAAGCTGGCCGACATGCAGACAGAGATCACCACAGGCTTGTTTGCCTGCCTGCAGGCCGGTCGCCTGATGGATCAGGACGCGTTGCCCGTCGAGGCCATCTCACTCATCAAGCGTAACTCCTGCGGTAAGGCGCTGGAGATCGCCCGTACCTCCCGCGACATGCATGGCGGTAACGGCATCAGCGACGAGTTCCATGTGATCCGTCACGTGATGAACCTCGAGGCCGTCAACACCTACGAGGGTACCCATGATATTCATGCGCTCATCCTGGGGCGTGCGCAGACCGGCATTCAGGCCTTCGGGTAA
- a CDS encoding ATP-binding protein, with protein sequence MKRLFISLYLLLSLSFLGIGWTLDSIWQNNVDDSGVQDAPLIALAQLIGNLPESQREAFLAELSTQQSYPLRLLPKAQVAVNLDDSLARDSVLVTAPDEQHELHFIQVDDQQILMAGPIEIDPREQLRGLFTLFFYLSLALVALIWVWPLSRDLKTLRLATKAFGQAKWDTQIQLSSRSQVQPLASTFNEMARHISALIENQKHLSNAVSHEIRTPLARLKFALALVPQYCAPDSDPAQRQAFLDEMQQDVKEMETLLQELLTYASLESQQQDLEFECCELTRLTQQTISRLQNRHSIPIYFDEQTPELKVMGDPSLIERALQNLIINAQRFAQSHITIAIRQDNKSVQLEVMDDGPGIAAVDQEKIFEPFYRSKVVQNGNKGHGLGLAIIKRIMHKHNGRVSLASEPGNTVFTLSWPRVSANRLRK encoded by the coding sequence TTGAAACGACTCTTCATCAGCCTATACCTGCTACTGAGCCTCAGTTTTCTCGGTATAGGCTGGACCTTAGACAGCATCTGGCAAAACAATGTCGACGATAGCGGTGTGCAGGATGCGCCGCTCATCGCCTTAGCCCAGCTGATCGGCAACCTGCCTGAGAGCCAGCGCGAGGCGTTTCTCGCCGAGCTTAGTACCCAACAAAGCTATCCCCTCAGGCTACTGCCTAAGGCTCAGGTGGCGGTCAACCTAGACGACTCCCTCGCGCGCGACAGCGTCTTGGTCACGGCGCCGGATGAACAACACGAGCTGCATTTTATCCAGGTGGATGACCAGCAGATCCTGATGGCCGGCCCCATAGAGATAGATCCCAGGGAGCAGCTGCGCGGCCTGTTTACCCTCTTCTTCTACCTCTCCCTGGCACTGGTCGCGCTGATCTGGGTATGGCCCCTGTCACGGGACCTCAAGACCTTGCGCCTGGCGACCAAGGCATTTGGCCAGGCCAAGTGGGACACCCAAATTCAACTCTCCAGCCGCTCTCAGGTGCAGCCGCTGGCCAGCACCTTCAACGAGATGGCGCGCCACATCAGCGCCCTGATAGAGAACCAGAAGCATCTCTCCAACGCCGTCTCCCACGAGATAAGAACGCCTCTGGCCCGGCTCAAATTTGCCCTGGCCCTGGTGCCCCAATACTGCGCGCCGGACTCTGATCCCGCTCAGCGACAGGCGTTTCTCGACGAGATGCAGCAGGATGTCAAAGAGATGGAGACCCTGCTGCAGGAGCTGCTGACCTACGCCAGCCTGGAGTCTCAGCAGCAAGATCTGGAATTTGAGTGCTGCGAGCTGACCCGGCTTACCCAGCAGACCATCAGCCGGCTGCAAAATCGCCACAGCATTCCGATTTATTTTGACGAGCAGACACCTGAGCTGAAGGTGATGGGCGACCCGTCACTCATCGAGCGGGCACTGCAAAACCTGATCATCAACGCCCAGCGTTTCGCCCAAAGTCATATCACTATCGCCATCCGTCAGGACAACAAATCGGTACAGCTAGAGGTGATGGACGATGGCCCGGGCATCGCCGCCGTGGATCAGGAGAAGATCTTCGAGCCCTTCTATCGCAGCAAGGTGGTGCAGAACGGCAACAAGGGTCATGGCCTGGGACTGGCCATCATCAAACGGATCATGCACAAACACAATGGCCGGGTGTCGCTGGCCAGCGAGCCTGGCAATACTGTATTTACCCTGAGCTGGCCCAGGGTGAGCGCGAACAGACTAAGAAAATAG